From Deinococcus taeanensis, one genomic window encodes:
- a CDS encoding erythromycin esterase family protein, with protein sequence MPDLLSELNPLTGAPDALDGLLAIVGDARFVLIGEASHGTHEFYRDRALLTRRLIETRGFTAVAVEADWPDAYRVNRFVRGQLAGPVGGALGDFTRFPRWMWRNEEVAEFARWLRTFNAAQPQRAAGFYGLDLYSLHRSMHAVVSYLEGVDPEAARRARSRYACFEMFGENPQAYGYATEHGAWDPCEDQATQQLLELQRRAADPDSAGLMAGDELFHAEQNARLARSAEQYYRAMYRGRDDSWNIRDTHMAETLDALAAHLDSQGRAAKVVVWAHNSHLGDARGSAMGTRRGELNLGQLARERWGSEVVIIGQTTAQGEVYAADDWDAPGHVKRVRAPLPGSLEAHLHDLARWSGQDHYWLDLRAGAAAHTLGEEMLQRFIGVIYRPETERWSHYVETHPARQYDALIHVDTTRALRPLDPAGAALPGAEPSDDDLPDTYPSGE encoded by the coding sequence ATGCCTGACCTGCTGTCCGAACTGAATCCCCTGACCGGCGCGCCTGACGCTCTGGACGGCCTCCTGGCAATCGTGGGGGACGCCCGGTTTGTGCTGATCGGCGAGGCGTCTCATGGCACGCACGAGTTCTACCGTGACCGCGCCCTTCTCACCCGGCGCCTCATCGAAACGCGCGGGTTCACCGCGGTGGCCGTCGAAGCTGACTGGCCCGATGCGTACCGCGTGAACCGCTTCGTGCGCGGTCAGCTGGCCGGTCCGGTCGGGGGCGCGCTGGGCGACTTCACGCGCTTTCCCCGCTGGATGTGGCGTAACGAGGAGGTCGCGGAGTTTGCGCGGTGGCTGCGCACCTTCAACGCGGCGCAACCGCAGCGCGCCGCGGGATTCTACGGCCTGGACCTGTACAGCCTGCACCGCAGCATGCACGCCGTTGTCAGTTACCTCGAGGGCGTGGATCCTGAGGCGGCCCGCCGCGCCCGCAGCCGCTACGCGTGCTTCGAGATGTTCGGCGAGAACCCCCAGGCGTACGGGTACGCGACTGAGCACGGCGCGTGGGACCCGTGTGAGGATCAGGCCACGCAGCAACTCCTGGAGCTGCAGCGCCGCGCCGCTGACCCGGACAGCGCCGGCCTCATGGCGGGCGACGAACTGTTCCACGCCGAGCAGAACGCCCGGCTGGCCCGCAGTGCCGAACAGTACTACCGCGCCATGTACCGGGGCCGCGACGACTCCTGGAACATCCGCGACACGCACATGGCCGAGACGCTGGACGCCCTGGCCGCCCATCTGGACAGCCAGGGCCGCGCGGCGAAGGTGGTGGTCTGGGCCCACAACTCGCACCTGGGGGACGCGCGCGGCAGCGCCATGGGTACCCGGCGCGGTGAACTCAATCTCGGGCAGCTGGCCCGCGAACGCTGGGGCAGTGAGGTGGTCATCATCGGGCAGACCACCGCGCAGGGTGAGGTGTATGCCGCGGACGACTGGGACGCCCCTGGTCACGTCAAGCGCGTCCGTGCGCCCCTGCCCGGCAGCCTGGAAGCCCACCTGCACGACCTCGCGCGCTGGAGTGGCCAGGACCATTACTGGCTGGATCTCCGCGCCGGCGCCGCCGCCCACACGCTGGGTGAAGAGATGCTGCAGCGCTTTATCGGGGTGATCTACCGCCCGGAGACGGAACGCTGGAGCCACTACGTGGAAACGCATCCCGCCCGGCAGTACGACGCGCTCATTCACGTCGACACCACCCGGGCGCTGCGTCCCCTGGACCCGGCAGGCGCTGCGCTGCCCGGCGCTGAGCCGTCCGATGACGACCTCCCTGACACCTACCCCAGCGGAGAATGA
- a CDS encoding GntR family transcriptional regulator, which produces MTRSGDVRAPLAFPRYLQVQQALQEMIEGTEYAPGDKVPSERELAEQLGVSRMTVRRAMDNLVRMGLLERDSTAGTRVSAPKVNRLLNDPQLHSITQMVTAEGGQAGGRLLEFQVTAAPSQVSERLGVPVGSAVVMLRRLRLVNEVPFCLETSYLPHARVPGLAAEDLMGNQSLYRVLRERYGIEAGVGESVISVAPATVAEGRALNLGADQSVLLYRTLVRDPAGVPFEYLKSANHPQFVVFRIGEGGRG; this is translated from the coding sequence ATGACGAGATCTGGTGACGTGCGTGCCCCGCTGGCCTTTCCGCGGTACCTGCAGGTGCAGCAGGCGCTGCAGGAGATGATTGAGGGCACCGAGTACGCGCCGGGCGATAAGGTGCCCTCGGAGCGGGAGCTGGCTGAGCAGCTGGGCGTGAGCCGCATGACGGTGCGCCGCGCCATGGACAACCTGGTGCGCATGGGGCTGCTGGAGCGCGACAGTACGGCGGGCACGCGGGTCAGTGCGCCGAAGGTGAACCGGCTGCTGAACGACCCGCAGCTGCACAGCATCACGCAGATGGTGACGGCCGAGGGCGGGCAGGCGGGCGGGCGGCTGCTGGAGTTTCAGGTGACGGCGGCGCCCAGTCAGGTGAGTGAACGCCTGGGGGTGCCGGTGGGCAGCGCGGTGGTGATGCTGCGGCGCCTGCGGCTCGTGAATGAGGTGCCGTTCTGCCTGGAGACGAGTTACCTGCCGCACGCGCGGGTGCCGGGGCTGGCGGCGGAGGACCTGATGGGCAACCAGTCGCTGTACCGGGTGCTGCGTGAGCGGTACGGGATTGAGGCGGGGGTGGGTGAGAGTGTGATCAGCGTGGCGCCGGCGACGGTGGCGGAGGGACGGGCGCTGAATCTGGGCGCGGACCAGAGTGTGCTGCTGTACCGGACGCTGGTGCGTGACCCGGCGGGGGTGCCGTTCGAGTACCTGAAGTCGGCCAATCACCCGCAGTTCGTGGTGTTCCGGATCGGCGAGGGCGGGCGGGGCTGA
- a CDS encoding DMT family transporter, which translates to MRSAPTLTPTTRSPDSREVTGMGLALLSAAASGTLGLWGKLALTLQLSTPTLLSWRFGLTAALLLALGAFHVPLRERVTLLLLGGLYAATTVAYFMALTRISASTAALLVYVAPAFVILYGAVSGTRPARAQLGALACTLLGLGVVVGLPGAADRDVLGLLLGGLSGAVYGAYLFLSGRLAADSAPLNVTAHVAVVSAATFAAMGTVSGNLGVPVTPAHWGLVLAMMLIPTLVALPALAGAVQRIGAARVSLLASTDPLWAVLFATVLLGEVLSGAQVVGGLLILGGAGLAQRPAPRAP; encoded by the coding sequence ATGCGCAGCGCCCCCACCCTGACCCCCACCACCCGCAGCCCCGACTCCCGGGAAGTGACCGGCATGGGTCTGGCGCTGCTGTCGGCCGCGGCGTCCGGCACGCTGGGCCTGTGGGGAAAACTGGCACTGACCCTGCAACTGAGCACGCCCACCCTGCTGAGCTGGCGCTTCGGTCTGACCGCCGCGCTGCTGCTGGCACTGGGCGCCTTCCACGTGCCGCTACGGGAGCGGGTTACGCTTCTGCTGCTGGGCGGACTGTACGCCGCCACGACCGTCGCGTACTTCATGGCCCTGACCCGCATCTCGGCCAGTACGGCCGCGCTGCTGGTGTATGTGGCCCCGGCGTTCGTGATTCTGTACGGCGCGGTGAGCGGCACCCGCCCTGCCCGCGCGCAGCTCGGGGCGCTGGCGTGCACGCTGCTGGGCCTGGGCGTGGTGGTCGGCCTGCCTGGCGCCGCAGACCGTGACGTGCTGGGTCTGTTGCTCGGCGGCCTGTCCGGCGCCGTGTACGGCGCGTACCTGTTTCTCAGCGGTCGCCTGGCCGCCGACTCGGCCCCGCTGAACGTAACGGCGCATGTGGCTGTCGTGAGCGCCGCGACGTTCGCCGCCATGGGGACCGTGAGCGGCAACCTGGGGGTTCCGGTCACGCCCGCCCACTGGGGACTGGTGCTCGCCATGATGCTGATTCCCACGCTGGTGGCCCTGCCGGCCCTGGCGGGCGCCGTGCAGCGGATCGGCGCGGCGCGCGTGAGTCTTCTGGCCAGCACGGACCCGCTGTGGGCGGTACTGTTCGCCACCGTGCTGCTCGGTGAGGTGCTCAGTGGCGCGCAGGTGGTCGGGGGGCTGCTGATTCTCGGTGGTGCGGGGCTGGCGCAGCGGCCGGCGCCCCGAGCGCCGTGA
- a CDS encoding phosphoribosyltransferase yields MTTFLDRADAGQQLAQHLQRRGVTADVIVALPRGGVPVAAQIARTLRAPMAVLPVRKLGLPQAPEVAMGALASGGVRWLNDALIAQLRVPAHAVHAVEAAETAELARREALYEGMTRLSAVSGAVVLLVDDGVATGATMRAGVLAVRARGALRVVVAVPVGAPDTCEDLRALADNVVCLHAPAAFRAVGLHYQHFPQLTDAEVHAALKEDPHA; encoded by the coding sequence ATGACCACCTTTCTCGACCGTGCCGACGCTGGCCAGCAACTTGCGCAGCATCTTCAGCGCCGCGGCGTGACTGCAGACGTCATTGTCGCCCTGCCGCGTGGAGGGGTGCCGGTCGCTGCGCAGATCGCGCGGACCCTGCGCGCGCCCATGGCCGTCCTCCCCGTCCGGAAACTGGGACTGCCGCAGGCCCCGGAGGTGGCCATGGGCGCGCTGGCTTCGGGCGGCGTACGCTGGCTGAACGACGCCCTGATCGCGCAGCTGCGCGTGCCGGCTCACGCTGTCCACGCCGTGGAGGCTGCCGAGACCGCTGAGCTTGCCCGCCGGGAAGCCCTTTACGAGGGCATGACCCGGCTGAGTGCGGTGTCCGGCGCTGTGGTCCTGCTGGTCGATGACGGCGTGGCGACCGGCGCGACCATGCGCGCCGGTGTGCTCGCTGTGCGCGCACGCGGCGCGCTGCGTGTCGTGGTGGCTGTACCTGTCGGCGCGCCGGACACCTGTGAAGACCTGCGTGCCCTTGCCGACAATGTGGTCTGCCTGCACGCCCCGGCCGCCTTCCGGGCGGTCGGGCTGCACTACCAGCACTTTCCGCAGCTGACCGACGCCGAGGTGCACGCCGCCCTGAAGGAGGACCCACATGCCTGA
- a CDS encoding PfkB family carbohydrate kinase, whose protein sequence is MRALLGLGDNTTDLYVDQGVMYPGGNTVNVAVLAARLGRPSSYLGVLGNDGRGQLILNALRREGVNISRARTVPGTTSWSRVRHHGTDRVFDGDDVGVSRQWTFTPDDDRFIGTHHTVHTSVYSGLDDHLPRIRAAARLLSYDYSTAWTPHTLSATAPLLDVAFLSGAARSPEDCVAAARHLSALGTGVVVVTRGAEGALAVRGPDVCHQPAAPAQVSDTLGAGDAFIAAFLHHWTDTPDLPGALLRGAQEAARNCATPGAFGHGAPLTP, encoded by the coding sequence ATGCGCGCCCTTCTCGGACTGGGCGACAACACCACCGACCTGTACGTCGATCAGGGCGTGATGTACCCCGGCGGAAACACCGTGAACGTCGCGGTGCTCGCCGCCCGCCTGGGCCGGCCCAGCAGTTATCTCGGCGTGCTGGGCAACGACGGACGCGGCCAGCTGATCCTGAACGCCCTGCGGCGTGAAGGCGTGAACATCAGCCGCGCCCGCACCGTCCCCGGAACGACCTCATGGTCCCGCGTCCGGCATCACGGCACCGACCGCGTGTTTGACGGTGATGACGTCGGCGTGTCCCGCCAGTGGACCTTCACACCGGACGACGACAGGTTCATCGGCACGCACCACACGGTGCACACCAGCGTGTACAGCGGCCTGGACGACCACCTGCCCCGCATCCGGGCCGCCGCGCGCCTCCTGTCGTACGACTACTCGACCGCGTGGACGCCCCACACCCTGAGCGCCACGGCGCCGCTGCTGGATGTGGCGTTCCTGTCGGGCGCAGCCCGGAGTCCCGAAGACTGCGTCGCCGCGGCACGCCACCTGAGCGCGCTGGGCACCGGCGTGGTGGTGGTCACCCGAGGCGCCGAGGGCGCCCTGGCCGTCCGCGGGCCGGACGTCTGCCACCAGCCGGCGGCGCCCGCCCAGGTCTCCGACACGCTCGGCGCCGGAGACGCCTTTATCGCCGCGTTCCTGCACCACTGGACCGACACGCCCGACCTGCCCGGCGCGCTGCTGCGGGGCGCGCAGGAAGCCGCGCGCAACTGCGCCACACCCGGCGCTTTCGGGCACGGCGCGCCCCTCACCCCCTGA
- a CDS encoding SIS domain-containing protein has product MTTSQTERPAVTASPITPEHITGGLQAALRTKDEADRLGRELAGQFDRIYLVGCGAPNRVMLTLEYWLEQTHSSFQVRRYFPAELMTQQPRLDDRTLVILGSKSGTTQETVQAAERLRGAPCRTLAVTSTPDAPLARAAQQALYLGDTEQAHTGLFIVLQALIGGMMHARDGWPHQAALLRSLDALPGVLVESARLNDDRARADARTYQHDHILYHIAGGPMFATAYVFGVCMLMEMQWLHSVPFEAAEWFHGPFEILDARTPVMLLLGEDPSRPLAERAEAFCRRYTDRVMVYDTRDYPMTGVAPEIRPIVGPFVLQAALNRFAEHLAELHGHHLDTRRYMWVTEY; this is encoded by the coding sequence ATGACCACCAGTCAGACCGAACGGCCCGCCGTCACCGCGAGCCCCATCACCCCTGAGCACATCACCGGCGGCCTGCAGGCCGCCCTGCGCACCAAAGACGAAGCCGACCGGCTTGGGCGCGAACTCGCCGGGCAGTTCGACCGGATCTACCTGGTCGGCTGCGGCGCCCCCAACCGCGTCATGCTCACCCTGGAGTACTGGCTGGAGCAGACACACAGCAGCTTTCAGGTCCGCCGGTACTTCCCCGCCGAGCTCATGACCCAGCAGCCCCGCCTCGACGACCGCACGCTGGTCATCCTGGGCTCCAAATCCGGAACCACGCAGGAGACCGTGCAGGCCGCCGAGCGCCTGCGCGGCGCGCCCTGCCGCACGCTGGCCGTCACCAGTACCCCCGATGCGCCCCTGGCCCGCGCCGCACAGCAGGCCCTGTACCTCGGGGACACCGAGCAGGCCCACACCGGCCTCTTTATCGTGCTGCAGGCATTGATCGGCGGCATGATGCACGCCCGCGACGGCTGGCCCCACCAGGCGGCCCTGCTGCGCTCCCTGGACGCCCTGCCCGGCGTGCTTGTGGAGAGTGCCCGGCTGAACGACGACCGCGCCCGCGCAGACGCCCGCACCTACCAGCACGATCACATCCTGTACCACATTGCCGGCGGGCCGATGTTCGCCACCGCCTACGTGTTCGGCGTGTGCATGCTCATGGAGATGCAGTGGCTGCACAGCGTGCCCTTCGAAGCCGCCGAGTGGTTCCACGGCCCCTTTGAAATTCTCGACGCCCGGACGCCCGTCATGCTGCTGCTCGGCGAGGACCCCAGCCGCCCCCTGGCCGAGCGCGCCGAAGCGTTCTGCCGCCGCTACACCGACCGCGTGATGGTATACGACACCCGCGACTACCCCATGACGGGCGTCGCACCCGAAATCCGCCCTATCGTCGGTCCGTTTGTGCTGCAGGCCGCCCTGAACCGCTTTGCGGAACACCTCGCCGAACTGCACGGCCATCACCTCGACACCCGCCGCTACATGTGGGTCACCGAGTACTGA
- a CDS encoding DUF2382 domain-containing protein has translation MDDPTEQQLLPERRESVGILELREERAVVQTIRELTGTVQVRRERRVSQETVTVNLEREVLVITAAPGDVRVEVNGEALEPAQEYELLVYEERAQISVVPYVSERVEVFKQTRTEVVSQEITLAREVLVVDQKEGDALAQTPVTPEQVAGQSQETRPNGTRGPDRE, from the coding sequence ATGGACGACCCTACCGAACAACAGCTGCTGCCTGAGCGCCGCGAGTCCGTCGGCATCCTGGAACTCCGGGAGGAGCGGGCCGTCGTCCAGACGATCCGTGAACTTACGGGTACCGTGCAGGTGCGCCGGGAGCGCCGCGTGTCTCAGGAGACGGTCACCGTCAATCTCGAGCGCGAGGTGCTCGTGATCACCGCCGCGCCCGGAGACGTCCGGGTGGAGGTGAACGGTGAGGCCCTCGAACCCGCCCAGGAGTATGAACTCCTCGTGTACGAGGAGCGCGCGCAGATCAGCGTGGTTCCCTACGTGAGCGAACGCGTTGAGGTGTTCAAGCAAACCCGGACGGAGGTGGTCTCGCAGGAGATCACCCTGGCCCGGGAGGTACTGGTGGTGGACCAGAAAGAGGGTGACGCCCTGGCCCAGACGCCAGTCACGCCAGAGCAGGTCGCGGGGCAATCTCAGGAGACACGCCCGAACGGCACGCGCGGCCCGGACCGGGAGTAG
- a CDS encoding ABC transporter substrate-binding protein, translating into MNGTPLRRWTLLLLATLAAAPASARTLAEIRQSGMLRLATEGNYRPFNYYQGKTLTGFEVDLGNAIARQLGVKAQWSTIVFDSLLIGLAQNKYDLVIASHGITPERLKAVDFSAPHYCSGGVLVTLPGGPRTTADLNGKVVSLGVNTSYLQYAQRLPGLKGIRTLPTTSDQLTAVFNRRADAIVLDRFNAIDVARTLPGKLQLGDVIFPERIGMAVQKGNSGLLSAVNGSLARLLGDGTYAKLSGTYFGQDIRCR; encoded by the coding sequence ATGAACGGAACGCCGCTTCGCCGCTGGACCCTGCTGCTGCTCGCCACCCTCGCCGCCGCGCCGGCCAGCGCCCGCACACTGGCCGAGATCCGGCAGTCCGGGATGCTCCGCCTCGCCACCGAAGGCAACTACCGCCCGTTCAACTACTACCAGGGCAAAACCCTCACCGGCTTCGAGGTGGACCTGGGCAACGCCATCGCCAGACAGCTGGGTGTCAAAGCGCAGTGGAGCACCATCGTCTTTGACAGCCTGCTTATCGGCCTGGCCCAAAACAAGTACGACCTGGTGATTGCCAGTCACGGCATCACCCCCGAACGCCTGAAAGCTGTGGATTTCAGTGCCCCTCACTACTGCAGTGGCGGCGTGCTCGTGACGCTGCCCGGCGGACCCCGCACCACAGCCGACCTGAACGGCAAGGTCGTGTCCCTGGGCGTGAACACTTCGTACCTGCAGTACGCGCAGCGCCTCCCCGGCCTGAAAGGCATCCGGACGCTGCCCACCACCAGCGATCAGCTGACCGCCGTGTTCAACCGCCGCGCAGACGCCATAGTGCTCGACCGGTTCAACGCCATCGACGTGGCCCGCACCCTGCCCGGCAAACTGCAACTGGGGGACGTGATCTTCCCCGAGCGGATCGGCATGGCCGTGCAGAAAGGCAACAGCGGCCTGCTCAGCGCCGTGAACGGGTCACTGGCCCGCCTGCTCGGTGACGGCACCTACGCCAAACTCAGCGGCACGTACTTCGGGCAGGATATCCGCTGCCGCTGA
- a CDS encoding AraC family transcriptional regulator has protein sequence MVRRGAPPTGTTDPRAWLHPTPDGRWPVETLLDDVPGLVFYVKDTQGRYVSVNDTLRQRCGAQHKAEVLGRTAAEVFAGEAGRRFREQDERTLREGRELRDVLELYVGPRGEPIWCLTHKLPVFGADGAVVGVAGVSRDVPPLSEGREGYARVADALAFMQTHFAQPLQVQALAAQAGLSADSFERLVRRVCHVSPKQFLLRVRLDAAVRLLRDTDASVAQVAHECGYSDHSAFSRKFREVTGLTPQTYRRRVRAGTAVPRA, from the coding sequence ATGGTACGCCGCGGCGCCCCCCCCACCGGTACCACCGACCCGCGTGCCTGGCTGCACCCCACCCCAGATGGCCGCTGGCCGGTAGAGACGCTGCTTGATGACGTGCCCGGTCTGGTGTTCTACGTGAAAGACACCCAGGGCCGGTACGTGAGCGTGAATGACACGTTGCGGCAACGGTGCGGGGCGCAGCATAAGGCGGAAGTGCTGGGCCGCACCGCGGCGGAAGTTTTTGCAGGGGAGGCGGGACGGCGGTTCCGGGAACAGGACGAGCGGACGCTGCGCGAGGGCCGGGAACTGAGGGACGTGCTGGAACTGTACGTCGGGCCGCGCGGCGAACCCATCTGGTGCCTGACGCACAAACTGCCGGTGTTTGGCGCGGACGGCGCGGTGGTCGGCGTGGCGGGCGTGTCACGTGACGTGCCGCCCCTCAGCGAAGGCCGCGAGGGGTACGCGCGGGTCGCTGACGCACTGGCGTTTATGCAGACGCATTTCGCGCAGCCACTTCAGGTGCAGGCGCTGGCCGCGCAGGCAGGCCTGTCCGCAGACAGTTTCGAACGGCTGGTGCGCCGTGTGTGCCACGTCTCCCCCAAGCAGTTTCTGCTGCGGGTCCGCCTGGACGCCGCCGTCCGTCTGCTGCGTGACACGGACGCTTCCGTCGCGCAGGTGGCGCACGAGTGCGGGTACAGTGATCACAGTGCCTTCAGCCGAAAATTCCGTGAGGTGACCGGCCTGACCCCGCAGACCTACCGCCGCCGGGTCCGTGCCGGGACCGCAGTCCCCCGGGCGTAA
- a CDS encoding PRC and DUF2382 domain-containing protein: MARLIPISELVRDRNYDLGDTYNVIGHHAYGLNGERLGTIREALTDESGRIRYFIVDAGGWFTAKEVMVPVGLARIENDGVYFDSLTRDQVKDMSSYTADQTYDYDAQVADERVLRGVTHSEQQAGTTGEYRYREDDTMFQTPQRLQLLEERLQVNKDRYVAGQVQVGKHVETRTENVTVPLEREEIVIERRAVTEAQPVSGTVRLGEDTETMTVHLEAERADVSKQAFVTEEIEVGKRTITEQQTVTETVGREVLDVRQNGDVQVEGADMNRTGLMNDRMETTETTTTDVIDSRDGDRR, from the coding sequence ATGGCACGACTGATTCCTATTTCCGAACTCGTCCGCGACCGCAATTACGACCTCGGTGACACGTATAACGTGATCGGCCACCACGCCTACGGCCTCAACGGCGAACGGCTCGGCACGATCCGTGAAGCGCTCACCGACGAATCCGGCCGGATCCGGTACTTCATCGTTGACGCCGGCGGCTGGTTCACTGCCAAGGAAGTCATGGTGCCCGTCGGGCTGGCGCGCATCGAGAATGACGGCGTGTACTTTGACTCCCTGACCCGCGATCAGGTCAAGGACATGTCCTCGTACACCGCCGATCAGACCTATGACTACGACGCCCAGGTGGCCGACGAGCGCGTGCTGCGCGGCGTGACCCACAGCGAACAGCAGGCCGGCACCACCGGTGAGTACAGGTACCGCGAGGATGACACGATGTTCCAGACGCCCCAGCGGCTGCAACTGCTCGAAGAGCGCCTGCAGGTGAACAAGGACCGCTATGTCGCCGGGCAGGTGCAGGTGGGCAAGCATGTCGAAACCCGCACCGAGAACGTGACCGTGCCCCTCGAGCGCGAGGAAATCGTGATTGAGCGCCGCGCCGTGACCGAAGCGCAGCCCGTGTCCGGCACCGTCCGCCTCGGTGAGGATACGGAGACGATGACCGTGCACCTTGAAGCTGAGCGCGCCGACGTCAGCAAACAGGCCTTCGTCACTGAAGAGATTGAGGTGGGCAAGCGCACCATCACCGAGCAGCAGACTGTGACCGAAACGGTCGGCCGTGAAGTGCTGGACGTCCGCCAGAACGGCGACGTTCAGGTCGAGGGCGCCGACATGAACCGCACCGGCCTCATGAACGACCGCATGGAAACGACCGAGACGACCACCACTGACGTTATCGACTCGCGCGACGGCGACCGCCGCTGA
- a CDS encoding alpha-amylase family glycosyl hydrolase: MWLQPLYSSPRPDNGYNLTNSCAGGPALGTLDEFRALIGGAVHLSERVRLDLALNPTSDPHPWFQSARADPHPLHLQRSPVTGPGPGGPARPTVPLPPCS, from the coding sequence TTGTGGCTGCAACCCCTCTACTCCTCCCCACGGCCAGATAACGGGTACAACCTCACGAACTCCTGCGCCGGCGGCCCCGCCCTGGGCACCCTCGACGAATTCCGCGCCCTGATCGGCGGCGCTGTGCACCTCAGTGAGCGGGTCCGGCTGGACCTTGCCCTGAACCCCACCAGCGACCCGCACCCCTGGTTTCAGTCCGCCCGTGCCGACCCGCACCCCCTGCACCTCCAGCGCAGCCCGGTCACTGGACCCGGGCCGGGCGGGCCAGCACGTCCGACTGTCCCCCTTCCGCCCTGTTCGTGA